Part of the Phycodurus eques isolate BA_2022a chromosome 3, UOR_Pequ_1.1, whole genome shotgun sequence genome, GAAAGGCGTCGCATACGGTTTGTAAGTGGAGGGGCGATTTCATTTGCGACGTAAGAGGAATCGATCATCGATAAGCGCAATCGTCAGGCGTATTCGTAGAAATGTCATTACTTCTCAAGAAAATGGTTTCCCGTGACTTTCCCGAGCAATGActtagattttttccccctgcttgTTTTTCCACGTAGAAAGCTCTGTGGTTTCATGTCGGTTACACCCGTGACTAGTTTGAATGTATTGCGGCCCGCGCAGGTCATCTGCAAGCGATGTCGGCGGGAAAAGACGCTCATTTGAATCATGCTTTTGGGTCAAAtcaatcttaaaaaaaagaaaaagtcctcGTGGCGCTGAGTGATTGTCTTTTTCTTGCCAATTCACCTCTCTAATGATGCACTTATGTTGCCCCCTTTTTCTTCCACCTTCCCTAAGGAGGAAATCTCCATTGGTAAGTGGATGCTATCCCACGGATTGAGGGGTGTTcaagctaggctaggctaggctaagAGCAGAAGGAAAGGGGCTCAGTCATGTGACCTGTAGTCAAGGCGCTCCACGGCACAtcgccattttctttttctacagCTTCAaacgacatttttgtttgtccaaTGAGGCTTCTCGGCCGCCTCATCCCGCCTTCCTTTGTTCCGTCTTCTTCGGGGAGCGATAGCCGCTAGATTTTTGGGGGTTTCTTTTATAAACAGTGGTACCTTCCCTTGCGAGTTTGTCAAGTTTGCGTGAcgtggtttttgttgttgttgttgttgttgttttttttgctttgtgttttgggcgaaaaaaaaaaatcaaacttcCACTGAACTTCACAACATCCGCCCGCCATCAGTTCACATTGCAgtcaatgaaaaacacttcccGAAGTAGTACGAGCGTAATACGTAAAGAAGAATAAACTCAGTATCAGTATGTTGTACGATACTGACGCAACAGGATGATATAAACGCTATAACGctgttaaaataatttccaagcTGCAAATACCATGCCCATGAAAAGATGAAGCTGTTGAAAGTGAGAAAAGCACggccaaaaatggaaaaaaacaacaacaaaactttcAATATTAAGTTCAGAGAACAGAAAAAGTAACAATTAACTGATTGACTGCCAGATGTTTTGGAGCATTTTGAATCATTTGTGAAGACCCGCCCAATTTTGTGACACAATAAGAACCAAGCCCACCAAATGACTGAGTAGACCCTCTTCTTTCGCGGGGGGGCACTTTGTGACTAGCTTTTCCCGTTCTGTACTAATCAACAGTAGagcatgggttggtttcaccaccGATTTCTGACCGAAAAGCGCAGAAAACAAGCGTTTGAACGGTGACTTTTACGAGAAcggtttttgcttttgtgacaccacaaactacaaaacaaccaaaacgAGAGTGAGAAAGGCCTTTTGCTGGGCGACGCTGACGCTGACTCACGGCGTCATCTTTTCTCCCGATGGCTAATTTCCATTCCGTTCGCTCagctgatttgagatacgagtgattcGAGTTAGCGTCGCAGCGACGAACGGACTCAACTCGTAAATCCAAGGGTACCACTGTAAGTGTTTTAGTGAGAGCGCAGTTTCTTCTCTATTCTGACTTTAAATTGAATTTCTTTCGTGTTCAATTGCATGCCTCAAATTTGCATGACGTCTCTTTTAGCGTTTCAAAGATTGAGGAGTCGAGAGTTTCAGgatattttttgtcaaacagAGAGAACATTTCGCGTGTTTGTTTTCACGGGAATATGAAGATGATTTCAAGCAGTTAGCTGCAGGCTCCACGCGGCAGCTCGGGCTCCTAATTGTCGGCCTCTTTTGTCCGCCCGCAGATGTTTTCGTCCGAGCTTTTCCGAGGACGAGCGTGCCGGCGGGCCGGGCGCCCGCACGACTGCGACTCCGGCAACGACACGTCGTCGCCGCCGTCCGGCAAGTCGAGCGTGGCCGACGACAGCGACGGGCCGCGGCCGCGCGCGGACGACGCCTCCGACTCGGGGAACTCGCTGACCAGTTACGCATCCGGCGGGGAAGACGGCTCGGGCGCCGGCGCGCTCCCGAAGAGGTGACGCACTCAATGACAGGCCGCCATTCCgcataaaaaaacatcagacGATTTGGAGATGAAGTTCACGTTGAAAGATATCACGCTATTTTTCGAATTCAATATAACTTCAGTACTTTTGTCAACTGTAATGTTACGAgacttttattacattttaattattgataaaatgaaatgaaaacttgTCACATGACACTTAAAAAAAGGTTCATTGCACAGTAGGTGTATGTATGGCTGTAACAAAAAATTCTTTTGATCATGGATTAATCTGCACAGGCGGACATTGATgatgcacaattgacattgttccagatgATCACACCGCTCccatttcttgaagtctgcgccatttgcacaacggtcactgtaccagacgattgctctattagtcatttcgaACCGCCGTAAATTGCTGGAGGACTCGGCGTCATTTGCACGATTGTCATAAAAAAAGGTATCGGCATGACCACATTACTGGtcacctttcattgctcagtggctCTCcctcatgtgtttttttttttgtgttttgatgtctcaaaagtattttctgtcaaatggctgtctgttgtcgtactagagtggttCCAACTTCTTTTGGTTCCAAATTCCCAAGCTGTTTCCAAGTGTTTTTGGCATACTCGGCAAatgaagaggattctgattctgattctgattcagttaCCGGAGTGGTCCGTAAGATCCGTcagaaatcggagaatatttacATGCTGAGAGGCTGGAATTCCgacgatttggacaattttaagctAAACAAGGTCTCAAAACGATGAATAGAGGATCAAAATATCGAAATGATCATTGCGAAATGTGACACCACTACGAACGACCATTCAGTGGACCCCTGCCATTACCGAATAGCGAATTTCCTTGAATAATTGACACGCCGTAAAACTGATTACAATTGCTTATATtcatagtttaaaccataaataaacCACAAACCATCCCAAAAGActttaataacatttcaaatcTTACAAACACCTTGAAACATTGCTTCCGTTCCGCTCAGCGACATTCAGGCATCGTTGGCGCAAAACACGGCAGTATAATGGCATGGTTGCACCACACACACGCGACAGAGAAGTGCTTCTGAACATCGGAAAAGCTCACCGTCAGCTATCCTCGGACCTCCTGGAATGTAGCTTCCTCCTACGCCGACCCCCCGGCGACCCCAGCAGGCGTGCCGCTCAATCGACGAGCCCGAGTGGACGAAGTAGTAAAGCGAGAGGCTATAGCTACGCGACCGCCGCTACCTAGCCTGTTGCTAGCCAACGTCCGGTCTCTCGACAACAGGATGCATCAGCTGAGAGCCAGGATGACATCTCGACGTCGAATCAGGGAGTGCTGTggtctgattttttatttttttttaaatggattcaGTGTTTCATTATCAAAACGTGTTTTTAAGGGGCTTtcgtggatgaatggcattgtaattcatttcagtggggaatattgatttgaaatacagtatgaataAATGGAGTCATTGAAGGACATCTAATCGTAAGGTACCAGTGTTCTTTATTTTCATGACATTCATTGATAGCATTACGTACCGATGTCATGTGTACGCCGCTTCAGAATGACCCTCGAGGGATGCCAAAATTCCTCGGAAACCGCATTAGTGTCTCTATCGTGCGGTTGGCGAGAATGAAATCTTGAACTTAAAAAGATGTGCTTCCCTCCCAGAGAACACGATGCTTTGGGATATCGGTTAGACGCGCCAAGATCTCCGCAGACGTCCTCCAGGGGGCGACCGAGCACCGAGTGGCGTCGCGGACTCAGGAGGAGCAGATCGTCGGGAAGCTCCAGATATATGGGACGACACTCTCCGAGCTCGTCGCTGTCCTCTGCCAGGTCCGAAGTGCCTAAATTGTCCAAACAAAAAGTCCACTCAACGCAGTGATTGCATTCAGGGAGTGATTCCTGACACAGCCGAGTTCTTGTGGGGATGTTGATTCGTTGGTGGTTGTCATTGCAGCTCCGACTCCTACTCTCACTCGCCGAGCTTTTCGACAGACCTGAGGCGGCGGCGGGGCAGCTTGAGTAGCGTGAGCTCCCGAGGAAGCTACTCCAGACACAAACAACGAAGGTCAACTTGAATTCttactttttccatttcatctGGCAGAAGTCCAGTTGAAGCCCAGGTCTCATTtacaatggtgacctggccaagcaGTCAGCAGGAGACAGTACTGTACGTATTACTGTATGTCACAAATGCAAACAGTACATGTAAAAGAACATGCTATGACATAAAATGTATCCATTTTATACATGTATGTCATAAATCATAAGaggaatttcaaaaatatttgcaacGACCCCACATGTTAATAGAGAATAAAATGGGTGCCTAAAATCGAGCCTTGTGGCACACCTCAAGGAAAATCAttgcacaaaaatacaaaaacttaCGACCCATCTGTCTCTACAGCATATAGGTCAAActaaggcccgggggccaaatttggccctcgatgtaattatatttggcccacaagaccatatcaaatgtgtattagagctggcccaccagtatatagcacatgcgtcactaatattacaaatcccagaatgctttgccaGTGTGTCGGCCCATcggtctagaccggcgagcgccccttccctttctgttgcagtcgttagcaactatgctaccggtctcctcgagcaaatttactcTTCCCCttccccaaaaatggccaaacgaaagatgaaaaacggttaacttccaagacaggtgcgaggcagattgtctgttcactaaagtaaaagacagacccgtttgtcgtgtgcggagcaatgcggctgtcacaaaaaatataatcatgtttttttttaatgccctttatccactccgaggcagggactgttaataatttgaagtttggatttctATTGAGGGATATTCTTATTTTCTCGGGTTGCTTTGTTGTTgtcctttgaaaaaagattgatttaattttggcccaccgtgaatttgagtttgacaacgCTTCTCTAACAGGTTGCGATCCAGAGAGCGAGCGTCCAGCTCCAGAGAAACAGACGTCGAGCACAAAGTCAGCAGGAAGAGGTGGAGACGCAAGTCCTACTCGCccatgaggaagaggaggaggtacTCACCCAGCCATCTGGAAGCCCGACGGATAACCAGGTAGCCTTCTTTTAACATCTCAACCTATGCAgaagtaatatatatattatttttgtgaaaaagaagtaaaaatacCCAAGTATTTgatgaaaataccaaaatattaaggagaaaaggaagaaaccgatgaaaaaatacatttaaaaaaaaaaatacaaatattaagaagaaaatatgggcggcacggcgggcgactggttagagcgtcagcctcacagttctgaggacccgggttcaatccccggccccgcctgtgtggagtttgcgtgttctccccgtgcctgcgtgggttttctccgggcactccggtttcctcccgcatcccaaaaacatgcattcattggagactctgaattgcccgaaggtgtgactgtgagtgcgaatggttgtctgtttctatgtgccctgcgattggccggcgaccggttcggggcgtaccccgcctcctgcccgatgacggctgggataggctccggcgcgcccgtcAGCCTTGTCAGGgggaagcgcgacagaaaatggatggatggaagaagaaaatatgtatctctttgaaaaaaaaaaggaaaaatattagATACGAAATACACTCATattgggcctggcagcgccgtGCAGGACAGCGGAAGCCCATTGGtggatgaatgtgtgtgtgaatgtgtgagcgtctgtaaagcgctttggtCAGTCTAGTTGAAGCGCTGTGGAAATGCAATTCATTCACCGATATTGGGAAAAATACCAAGACACTAAGAAAATAATCGACTTTTTATTAGAAAAAAGCAAAGATACcagaaaaaatgcacaaatactagatgaaaaaatacattcatattAAAAGAAgtatacaaaaatacacaaagacaGTATATATTCCTGAAAAAGTACTTATTAGTGGGGAAATATTGGATGACAGTGATAttagaaaaagaaacaattctGAGGGAAAATTGGAAAGATATTggatgaaaaatacacaaataaaaacaaaatgcatgtaaaaaatctgacaaaactacacaaatataaatgcagtatattTCGGTATATTTTAGTGGGTAAATAATATATTCAGATATTGGATGAGAAACacagtaaaattatttaaaaaaacagcaaaatattttaGACACACACATATTACATAACATTAACATATtggaaaaacattacattaacatattagaaaaatattacacgAAAAATATACAGTCAAACTACCATCGTATTCGGAAAAAGCAGTGACTTGCAAGCATTTTCCCGTTTGGTGGCCCGCAGCGCCCGCAAGAGGCCCGTGCCGTACTTCCGGCGCAGCGCCAGCCCTTCGTGGTCGTCCCGGAGCAGCCCGTCATCGCGATATCGCTCTCGCGCTCGGAGctcctcctcgtcttcgtcCTGCCGCAGCGTCAGCCGCGGCTCGTCGTGGAGTTTTGGGGCACGCTGCCGCAGCGCCAGCAGGTATTAGTcgccccccaccaaaaaaaaacaaaaatccatgtTCTCATTTTCGGGTGTTCATTATTAGCTGTGGCACCCAGAGACTTTCCAACGTCAAATCCACCTCCCCATCCAAAGTCCTTTTCAGggatttgttgttgcttttaaatGGTCGGAGATGTTTCGAGGACAGGACAGGAGCTAGAATTGAAGCCAAGCACTGGCATCAAATTCCAAAtgtgagaatatttgcaaaaacacaataacgttcatcagtttgatcattgaatatcttgtctttgtagagtattcaattgaatgtaggttgaaaaggatttgcaaatcatcgtgctctttttatttaccttcTACAAAACATCCCTACtgcgttggaattggggtttgtagttgACTCCAAAGCTGAAACGATTAATTGAATAGCCGCTTATCACACAAAACTGCAGCAGGAAAAGGGTCTACGGTCGCTAATGTCAAATGAATCTCTCCCGAGAGCAAGTGCAAACAATCCAAATATCAGAAGCGCAACATCACTGCAATGTATTTAAAGATTGCTGGAATCAATATTTTCAAAGGACGTCAAGTAGGAGCCGAAGGGGAATAAACAGCGTTTCTTATACGTTGAGCATCTGGATACAATTGAATATTAATGTAGTGTCTCCAAGcgcatacatacatatgtatggcTTATTTCAATATGTATTGCTTTGTTGTAGTGGTCAATCTCTCTATGCAACATCTCCATTTCTTGGTACCACACACGCCGTGTAAATATTTCATGtacttgtctaaaaaaaaaaaaaaaaaaaaaatatcaacgaAAAAGTCGGCCTTTTGGGTTATgaaagaagatgatgatgaataGTTTGACATCCACAAGAGCCAGCCGCCTAGCTACTATCTTCGGTGGTAAGCGGAACCCCCTACGCTACAGGTTAGCATAGGGCTTGtgtgtaaacaaaaaagaatcaaattaatcatttgattctttttttgtgtggctttTTTGCCTGAAGTTATGTGAGAATATCGAATACCTGCCTAGTTGCTAGGTTAGCGTGGAAGTAAAATGTCTATGCTCGGGTTAGCATAGCAGCTAAGGGGCTAATTTGTTATCTTGTGTGCCAACCTTTTGGCTTCTGAAAATGACGAAATTGAGCCATttgacatttgatttgatttctcGCTGGGAGTTTCGTGAGGATACAGAATAGCTGCCTAGCCACTACCTTAGTTTTTAAGAGGAATTATTTTGTGCTTATTTGGCATAGTAGCTAGCAGGCTAATCTGTCTAACCTTTTGGTGtccgaaaaataaaaaatgaatttcaCGTTATTTTAGCTTTCTTGCCTGAAGGTCTGTGAGATTACCGACTTGCCCCCTAGCTACTAGTTTAACATGTAAGTAAAACATCTATGTTAGGGTTAGCGTAGCAGGCAGTGGGCTCATCTTTTGCGCCTACCTTTTGGCtcccaaaaagcaaaacaattaacactttgacatttattttccgGCTTGGCTGGCATTACGTGAGAATACCGCCTAGCTACTAGCGAGGTAATCTGTTAGCTTGCACGCGTTGAATCTGTAAAAATGtggagaaacaaaaacatttcgatTGGTTTTTAGTTGAGCTCGGTGATCTTAACTGCGACAAGACAAT contains:
- the srrm4 gene encoding serine/arginine repetitive matrix protein 4 isoform X1; the encoded protein is MRTASSVQPAAESRENADVLHQKQLFEKFWKGTFKAVATPRPESVIVASITARTRLTRPEAKADQAPDDHQTDEMAADPKPRDDADSTVPPIGGKKHHRHRHRRRRRSRRAKSASFGEELSLQPKAKKKKKRKSERKRPRRRLPSRSLSPLRKKKKKKKKKSSKKNKRHRYTTKKSKHGGSSGFKRKKKDERKRKKSSRTGWRGKRRHGRSASDRPPSAEDRQTAYKKETRPTSEAKWTSGGAAKTVHPSASMFSSELFRGRACRRAGRPHDCDSGNDTSSPPSGKSSVADDSDGPRPRADDASDSGNSLTSYASGGEDGSGAGALPKREHDALGYRLDAPRSPQTSSRGRPSTEWRRGLRRSRSSGSSRYMGRHSPSSSLSSASSDSYSHSPSFSTDLRRRRGSLSSVSSRGSYSRHKQRRLRSRERASSSRETDVEHKVSRKRWRRKSYSPMRKRRRYSPSHLEARRITSARKRPVPYFRRSASPSWSSRSSPSSRYRSRARSSSSSSSCRSVSRGSSWSFGARCRSASRY